The Longimicrobiaceae bacterium region TAGCCGTGGACGGCGCGGGCCTCGGCGAAGGCGGCTTCGAGGGCGGCGACGAGGGAGGCGGGCGTGTAGGGCTTCTCCACGAAGGCGTCGAAGCCGTGCTGCATGGCGCGGCGTTTGGTGGATTGGGAGCCGTCGCCGCTGAGGGCCACTATGGGCACGTCTGCCGTCTCGGGGTGCAGGCGCAGGTCGCGTACGGCTTCCCATCCGTCCACGCCCGGCATGTGCAGGTCCAGCAGGATCAGGTCCGGGGCGGCGCGGCGGGCCAGCGCAACGCAGTCCGCCCCGTTGCGCGCCTCCAGCAGCTCGCCTACGAGCGGCCTCAGCGCGTCGCCGTACACGGCGCGCAGGAGGTTGTCGTCGTCCGCCAGGAGCACGCGGGCACCCGAAAGCGCGCTCGTTCCGGAATGGTGCATGCGGGTGAGGGAACGGGAACGTCCGGACTGCAGAGACGCCTCTTTCGCCCGCGCCCGGAGAGGGCGTCCGAAAAGGGGAGTGGCCTGCGCTGTGTTGGACCGGATGCCCCAATGTTGCGGATTCTCGCCCCGTGCGCAACACTCTCGTTTCGGCAGTTTCACCGTGGAGAAACCAGCTTGCCCCACCGCCCTGCCCGGCCCCGCGCGACGGCCCGGAACGCACCCCGCCGCCCCCGCCGGCGCCCGCCGCTCCGGTGCCGATGAGCGGCCTTGCCGAGCCACGCATCCGCGCCGATTTCCACTCCCACACCCACTTCTCGTCCGATGGCGCGATGCCGCCGGAGGTGCTGGTGGAGCGCGCCGCCGCGGCCGGGCTGGACCGCATCGCCGTCACGGATCACGGCGAGATCGACGGCGCGTTCCGGGCGGCGGAGATCGACCCCACGCGCGTGATCGTGGGCGAGGAGGTGCGCTGCCGCTGCGGCAGCGAGCTGATCGGCCTCTTCCTCCGCGAGCGTATCCCCATGGGGCTGGAGGTGGAGGACGTGGCCGAGCGCATCCGCGACCAGGGCGGGCTCGTGTATGCGCCGCATCCGTTCGCGTATGCAACGCGCCCCGGCTGGCGCGGCGCCCGCGTGCTCGCGGTGGCCGACCTGGCCGAGGCGTTCAACTCGCGCGCCTTCCTCCCCGCCTGGAACCGCCGCGCCGCCGCGGAGGGGCGCCGCCGCGGCATCGCCCTCGGCGCCGGGTCGGACGCGCACTTCGCGTGGGAGGTGGGACGCGCGCACACGCTGCTCCCCGCCTTCACCGACGCCGCCGGCCTCCGCGCCGCCCTCGCGGGTGCGGAGCCCGTGGCGGTGGGCCTCGCGACGCCGTTCATCCACGGCCTCTCCATCTCGCTGCACGCACTCCGCATCATCCGCCACGGCCGCGACGCCGAGGGGCGGATCACGTGGAAGCTTCCGCCGAGCTGAAAGACGCGTGGGATTCCGAAGGGCT contains the following coding sequences:
- a CDS encoding response regulator; its protein translation is MHHSGTSALSGARVLLADDDNLLRAVYGDALRPLVGELLEARNGADCVALARRAAPDLILLDLHMPGVDGWEAVRDLRLHPETADVPIVALSGDGSQSTKRRAMQHGFDAFVEKPYTPASLVAALEAAFAEARAVHGYPAPPASVRPTGMAGVH
- a CDS encoding PHP-associated domain-containing protein; this encodes MSGLAEPRIRADFHSHTHFSSDGAMPPEVLVERAAAAGLDRIAVTDHGEIDGAFRAAEIDPTRVIVGEEVRCRCGSELIGLFLRERIPMGLEVEDVAERIRDQGGLVYAPHPFAYATRPGWRGARVLAVADLAEAFNSRAFLPAWNRRAAAEGRRRGIALGAGSDAHFAWEVGRAHTLLPAFTDAAGLRAALAGAEPVAVGLATPFIHGLSISLHALRIIRHGRDAEGRITWKLPPS